From the genome of Tenrec ecaudatus isolate mTenEca1 chromosome 1, mTenEca1.hap1, whole genome shotgun sequence:
CACCCACTCTCCTAGTTTCTTGTTGTCATCAACCTTAATGAGGTTGATCTGGTGTTCAGCACATAGGGCCTCCACCAACTTGACATACATCGGCTCATCACAGTTGGATGCAAGCACACAAAGATGAGCTTGGCGCTTGTCTAAGGCTTTGCCAGCTTTGCGGATTGCACGTGCTAGGCCATCGTGGATGAGGGCGGTCTTCAGCACCTCTTGTAATGCAGTGTTAACATCCATTACACCTCCAGCAGCAATGCCTTCCTCGGCCATGGCGGTAGGTTACGGGTGGGACCGAATCTTGAACACACCGGAGCCTCCGCCTCCGCACAGCTCGGCGGGGACAGGGAAAAAGCACTGTGTTATCTTATTAGATATATATTGGAGCCATCATTCCTCTGGGTGCTGCTGAGAAGGACGGCCGGCTCCGTGCTGCTGATGAACTGATGTGCATTGATGGAATTCCGGTTAAAGGGAAATCACACAAGCAAGTCCTGGACCTAATGACAACCGCTGCTCGAAACGGCCACGTGTTACTCACCGTCAGAAGGAAGATCTTCTATGGTAGTATGATTGGGGGCATGTTTTTTAAtcgtcttattaggggctcatacaaatcttatcacaatccatacatacatcaattgtggaaagcacatttgtacattcattgccctcatcattctcaaaacatttgctctctacctaagcccctggcatcaactcctcatttttcccctcctgccctcctcccccctccctcatgaacccttgatcatttaaattattgttttgatatatcttgccctgtccaacatctcccttcacccacttttctgtcatccgttccccagggaggaggccacatgtagatccttgtaatcagttcccctttccaacccactatcctagtattgccactcacaccactggtcctaaagggatcatccaccctggattccctcggtttccggttcctatctgtaccagtgtacatctggtctagccagatttgtaaggtagaattggggttatgataatggtgggggggggagaagcatttaggaactagaggaaaattgtatgtttcatcgctgttaCATCATGCCCTGaatggctcgtttcctccccgagacccttttgtaaggggatgtccagtggcctacaaatgggctttgggtctccacttcgcactaacccccttcattcactgtgatatgatattttgttctaatgatgcctgatacatgatcccttcaacacctcatgttcacacttactgttgtgcttcttccatgtgggctttgttgcttctgagctagatggctgcttgtttaccttcaagcttttaatgccccagacgctatatcttttgatagctggagaccatcaactttttttttgccacatttgcttatgcacccatttgccttcagtaatcatatcatggaagtgaacaaacaatgatatgattttttgttttttgatgcctgataactgatccctttggcacctcatgatcacacaggctgatgtgcttcttccatgtgggctttgttgcttctgagctagatggccacttgtttaccttcaagcctttaagaccccagacactatatcttttgatagccaggcaccaccagctttcttcaccatatttgcttatccacccgctTTGTCGTCAACGGttgtgtcggggaggtgagcatcatagaatgccaatttaatggaagaaagtattcttgcactgagggagtacttgagtggaggcccagtgtccttctgctaccttaatactaaacctataaatatatgcacattgatctatttccccatcctcatgtatgaatatatttgcatgtgtacatgcctttatttagacctctataaataccctttgccttctagctctttcctctatttcctttgactttcttcttgtcccactatcatgctcaatcttcatttgggtttcagtaattccttttggctacattacccttgatcacaccctaccaggcctcctacaccctcctcaccaccgatttggatcacttcttcctttatccctgggtttgttaacaccactacctttcctcccacctccccctctcctatgtccccccggaactgtcgatcccattgttttctccagattgtttatccagtttatcttatttagacagacctacagagataataacatgcgcaaaaacaagacagagcaataccaaacaacaatatacaacaatccaacaacaacaacaaaccaatgacaaaaaacacaacacaacaagaaagaaagtttgtagttagttcaaggactgtttgttggcctttaggagtgttttccagtccagtctgttggggcaccatgccctggccccaaagtccaccttcagcattccctggggcccTCGCTGCTCCGTTACCTTGCTGTTCcgttgtacccccttagtgttttgcctcggagccaggatgtgctccactctctcgtcCCCTTTCATCtgttcccatgtgctcccattagatatgtccctctcccagagctgcagattcaatgccgtcctttgaaataaattcttctggggagaggggcaggtgtccaagtagtagttgggattggggctggccccccagacctctccactggttccctactccacgccggcatcttggagcactgggttgaagtctggtccctctttccctgtggagatataaacaataccctccccttgggtgggttagtagatTGGGGGCACTAATTTAGCTAATTCATTCTAACCACACACGAGTTCCTTAAGAGTTAGAAGTTGGTGGCATTATTTCTTTAGCGATTATAAGCCCAAAGAGACCTTACAGATGCAGTGTGTTTAAGTGGTTGTTGATGATGGTTTGTGCCAAATTAAAGCCCAAAGTATGCCCAGCTTATGTCAGTTCTCAAATTCTGATGTCTCTCAACAGGGGAGAAAGGTACAGGCTTACTGCCCCCTGCTGGAAAGCCCATGGGGTCCTCTCACTTCCTGGGGAATTTGCTGCTCAGGGGGACAGTTTGCTGGTGGCCCAGCAGGGAAGAGAAAAAAGTGATTGAGTTCCACTAATGGCAACTCATCATAATTCCTCCACAAGCAAACTGTAAAGCATGATTTCAGATAAAGCCTATTCACACGGCCAACTTACAGGTGCCCTGTAACCAGCCAGCAGCTCCACCCAGATGCCCCATCCTCCCAGTGGCATTGACCACAGGCAACTCTGTTCACTTATGCTGAACACTGATTAGAAAAGAAATTTTACTGTGCCCTGCCTCATTATGTACTCATGTtcaattttttttcccctcaatgtCTTAAAACCTTGGAGCTAAAGCAATTCCACGAATATTTTTTTCCTATCAAACCTTCATGGAAACTTTGAAAAGCTTCCTGTAGGGTTCACATTAGATCGAGGAGCTTTGTCCATTTAGGGCAGCGGGTCTAAAGCTGCGGGCCGCGACTCCTTTGGAGGGGCGGgctcgaatgatcctttcacaggggttaaccaagaccatcggaaaacacatatttccaatggtcttaggaaccaagataccgctcctctatccatctccaggtgggcctgcccacatgcagatacgcccacagatgatacaagtacccagcatgaagactgttactcatgcttcaagacaaagtttcatttatttgtaattagaaataaatatttcacaatatataattacatattgcttgtgtgattaatcactatgctttaattatgttcaatttgtaacaatgaaaatgcatcctgcatatcagatatttacattatgagtcataacagtagcagaattacagtgatgaagtagcaacgaaaataattttatggttgggggtcaccaccacatgaggaactgtattagggggtctcggcattaggaaggtggagaaccactgattgaAAGGATTTCCAGAGACTCCACTGCTGTCCATGCCTGCCTCACACTGAGCCTACAGCTTGCAAGAAGGGACTGCTTTTCTGCTCTGTAGGTCACCAGGAACCGCATTTCCTTATGAAAGCCTTAGCACAAAAGCATTTGGGTTGTCACACATTACGATGCTCCAGAAATACCCAAACTGATCATGTTTATCCTAGAGAAACAATCCGAGGATGACAACTCTCAAGCCTTCATTTCAACACAGAATGGATCTCCCCGCCTGAAGCGAGCAGAGGGCCTGGCCAGGCCCCAGGAGGCCTATGATGTTGTTTTGCAAAGAAAAGAGAATGAGGGATTTGGCTTTGTCATCCTTACCTCCAAAAACAAGCCACCTCCAGGAGgtaaggggtttctctgtcctgttgTCCTTCCTGCAGTTCCACCTTTCTGATCCTCTCTCACTGGGGCTTATGACACGAATTAGGGATTATATATAAATTGCCCCATAGACTTCTTTTTTAGGGTGGTGAATAGTTCCCATATATTCAAAATTAGGTAAGGTGAATCATGCTTTTTCAGGCTTCAGGTTCATCCCTAAAAGAAGTCTCATTAGCTCAGTGGGTACAGGTTTTTTAAATTAGGAGTCTTTGTGTATCCAGAAATGAATTAAATGCTAGAAGCAATTGAGAACATACAAACAAAATTACGAGAAACATCTTGACCCAAAAATGCCTTCAATTGTTCTTTCATGTCACTTACTATCAATTGCTGTATTCCAGGATGCAGCACCCTCCTAGCCTTTTATACATGTTTCATTCTGAGGTGAGAAAGTTTATCAAGACCTTTGAAAATGTATCTAAAAACCCTGAATGAGTTCAACAGAAAGTTCTTATCTGGGAAAGGGCACTGTGTAGGGTCTCTCAATGAAGGAGGAATTGCCTTTAGTATGTTCAGACTGTTGTGATCCAGCAAATTAAATATTTGTCCAGTCTTGATATTTGTGACAAGTATTGTGAGGTActgtcaaatcagttccaactcataaccaccttaTATTCAACAGATGCGGCACCATCCTTATAAtgaatcattgctatgtttgagcccattgctgcaaccactgtgtgaGGGCCTGCCCCTCTTTCCCTGACCCAATACTTTCCCACGCAAGATGTCCTTTTCAAGGGACTGGTCACCCCTGAATGTGGGAAAAAACCAATAAGACTCTCATAGCTTTTACGGAGCATTCTAACTATCCTGCTTGCCGGACAgaattgtgtgttcttttggcagtccacgataATTTCAAGATTAAATGCCTGGGTTCTTGGCAGTGCTCCTTagtcattatccagctttcatatgcatgtgaggtgattgaaaacgccatggcttggctcaggccgcaccttagtcctcacagaggACTGTGCTTtgttaaccctttaaagaggtcctgccCAATGCAGTACATTGAAGCTTCAAGCAATGTGCACCCTCGGCAACTgcattgtctccatttatcacaatgttgtttagcagtccaggtgtgaggatttttgttttctttatgctgagacgtaatccatactgagggggAAGTGACTAGATAAGCATCACTCGATGACAATTTGTCAGTGCTCGTTTTATATGCATTTGTATGTTGTAATTATATTTAAGAAATAATAACctttaaatatattataaaatccaaaaaatgtaaaacaagaacTGGAAAATTGGTATTTATGTATTTTGCTTCTCTGAGAAAGTTCTTTTCTTTAAGTCAAATGATAAAAATCTTTGTACATAGAAATGTTCAGTTGCCTGTGGCAGTCAGTGGCCTTGGCTAGAGAGGTCCTTTAGATGAAATGGTCATGAAAATCTTagtgaaaaaggaaaacactTTCAAGAAAGTATCTTCAGCCAAACCAATTTGCAAAAACCTTGTCAAAATTAACGCatatgggtaaagggagaagATTCTATGACATGGATAAATTATTACTATAATATCAGGTCACTGCTCACTGATACTAGTTTCCATTTTCCAAAAGCAGTTGCTATGGCAACACTGAGACTTGGAACTGCCAGTGATTCTGTGGCCTATGTCAGACAAATGAAAGAAAGACGCTTTTAGAGGATTTCATGTTAGACTATTTGAAATCAGTATCACCCCAAATAATTATTTTGGGTAAGCATATTGTCATTCTAATGCCTTACATTGAGAATAATAATCTAGTAAAAGATTATCGCTCCATGTGATGGTTCCTAGCCACCTTTTATATTCAAGATacaccttttcttctttttcaatcattttattgggggctcgtataactcctatcacaatccatacatacatccattgtgtcaagcacatttgtactttttaaaaaaaacaacattttattagtggcttatacaactattatcacaatccatacatatacatgcatcaattgtataaagcacatctgtacgttcttttccctaatcattttcaaagcattttctctccacttaagccctttgcatcaggtcctcatttttctccctccctccccactcccctcccctcatgagcccttgataatccacagattgttattttgtcatatcttgccctatccggagtctcccttcccccccttctctgccgtccatcccccagggaggaagtcacatgaagatccttgtaatcgattccccctttccaacccactcaccctccactctcccagcatcacccctcacacccctggtcctgaaggtatcatccaccctggattccctgtgcctccagctcctatgtgcaccattgtacaacctctgctctatccagacttgcaaggtagaattcggatcatgggagttgggggggaacatttgtacttttgttgccatcatcattctcaaaacatttgctttttacttgagcccttggtatcaactcctcatttttcccttcctgccccactcctacctccctcatgaacccttgataatttataaattattattattttgtcatatgtctcccttcatccacttttctgttgtccagcccccagggaggaggttatatgtagatccttgtaattggtttcccctttctaccccaccctcccggtatcgccactctaagcactggtcctgaagggatcatctgtcctggattccctgtgtttccagtttatatctgtaccagtgtacatcctctggtctagtcgatttgtaaggtagaattgggatcatgatagtgggtgggcggggagaaagcatttaggaactagaggaaagttatatgtttcatcgttgctacatcacaccctgactggctcgtctcctcccagagacccttctgtaaaaggatgtccagttgcctacagatgggtcttaggtccccaatctgtattccccttcattcacaatgatttgatttttttgtctttgatgcctgatacctgatcccatcgacacctcatattcacacaggctggtgtgttttttcatgggggctttgttgcttctgagccagagggccacttgtttaccttcaagcctttaagaccccagattctatatcttttgatagccgagcaccatcagctttcttcaccacattttcttatgtgcccattttgtcttcagtgatcgtgtaggaaggtgagcatcatggagtgccagtttaatagaacaaagtgttcttgcattgagggagtatcaaGATATACCTTTTCAAGCACTACTAAAATTAAGGGAGAGTCTGCTGTTCACCAGAAAACAAAGCACTAAGGAAACATGGTGAAAATGTTGtgaattatgtaaatatatttagatggCCTGTAATTCTTTAAGTAATGCACTGATTTTTATGGCTCTACCTCATAGATATACTAGATTTCTATATAAGATAGTGTCACTAGTATTGTCTAATCTTGGGCAAATCATTTGCCCTACACAGGCCCGTTTCCCCTGTGGAAATGGGGTGCTCCTGTGTCACATGGGGAGCATGAAAGGGCTCTGGCTTGTCAGGCCCTCAGTCTGGACTTTCAGTAAACGTTAGCTGtgcttgttgttgctgctgctgttggcatCATCAATTTTTAGAAAATTGTTTACCACTGTctcttggtaaaaaaaaaaaggaaaggaaaggaaaaaacatTTAAGTTACTTGAGTagcaagataggaaagaaagcccAATTAAAATGTAAGATTATGACAGCAGCTAATGTGTGGCAGGAAATGAGTGTTGAAGCTCATTAATTATCTGTCTGAATGGTAAATTAAGCTCAGGTTGTTGATGAATTTTATACAAGGTACTTGAGATTCTCAGTCATGGGGCAAAGCCAGAATTGATCCTTCACTGAAAAGCTAGTTAATAATCTCAGTAAATGCTGAGTCTTGAAGCATTCTTCCTGGTAACCTGTCCAGCTCGCAGACTCGTCGATAGGAGAGATGTCCTGGAGTGAGACTGGGTGAACAGGGTCTGAGCATCACACTGCCGGCTCCGGGACAGGGGAGGTTTGGTTGAGGAGAAGAGTTAGCCCAAGAAAAAGGCTGCCCATCAGAACCCTGTCAGTCACACACCAGCCTTTACGAGGCTTGCCTCTGCTGCTCAGCACAcgcttttctctccctctcctcagaTTCAGTGTTTCCTGGTATCATGTTCACAAGGAAAATTCTGGTAGCATCTTTTGAGAGCAGTTATAAAATTGGGAGGGTCTCTACCATTGACTCTTTtgacatcagggttgcatcctcactCCCTGTTTAAGTGCTGAATGAATGGAGTGCCTGGAAAGACCTGTATTTGAGATGGAAAAGGCTTAGCTGGTTAAGGATTTGCTACTGCATTTGAATTTTTAACATTACTCCTTCGTGTGCATTTCAGTTCTGGTTGCAAAGGATTCCTTTGAGAAGAGGACATTTCCAGTTAGTGTCCCCTGTTTCCACGCACAGTCATGTTAAAAGGGCACCAGAGTGAGGTCCACAGCTGGGTTGGACAGGCCAGGCTATGAGACAGATTGAGGCCGCGAATGAAGGTCTATGATTAAGTTAGCCCTTAGCAAATACCTGTAGACTCTGTGCTTCACCCCAGTCAGCCAGGATGTCAGACTTCTCCTTAGGTGGGCTTAGTGCAAGACGTTCCCGTGAAAACTTCCCAGAGCATCCAGAGAATGTTCAGAAGTCTGTTTGCTACTTTCCACCGGGTGCCACCACCAGAAATGCCAGTGAAAATGTGACAACCGTTCCTCACCTGACAACCTCCCCTTGAGGAAGTTCTATACTGAGATTAGTACATGATGAGAAAGGACAGGAGACCATGGAGACATCAGAGACTAATCCTGTTAGATGCTTTTCCAAGTCTGAACAAAGCCCTTTGAAGGTACCAAGGTGTTGAATGATTTTCTTGTCAGGGGATTGAGAAGGCACGCTGTATACAAGCAAATCTTTCCTAAGGAGAATAACTAAGGTATTGCTTTAGAAGGTCACCATAGGGCCCCCATGGGATTCACCATATGTGTCAGAGGCGCCACCTGTTCTGCTAGggactccactctgcattccttgCAGAGTACACGGCCCAGACTGCATTGGCTTTTTTCTAACTCCTTTGTTTGTGAGGAAAGTGGTGTCATAAGGGCTTGATGTAATTCAGAAAAAAGTAGCACTTGCTTCCAACTTTGACTTCCTGTATTTTGAGATAAAATCTCTGCATATAATCCTAGAAGAGCCCAGAAATGGCCCTGTGTGTTGTTGCAGTTGTCACGAGCAAGAGCACCTTTTCCAGCCCTGACGAAAGGAAGCCTGCTGTGTACTCCTAGCTGCGATTCAGGAACACTAGTGAGGGGCTCGTTTTCTGTTCACATGAAGCATCCCTCTCAGTGCCATTTAAGGGCACTACTATCCCTGTGCTTAACAATCAGTAGTCAGCAGGAGCCCAAGCTAGGAAATTCCCCGAGAGTCCAGAAAGACATTTGTTTCTTAGTACAGATGCCCCTTATTGCCTAGTCAGAAGTGCTTATGGCAAGATTGCCTGAAgaaccctctctctctttttaagtaTTATTTTGTTGTGAGTTTATTTTGAAAGGTGACGTAGCAGTTAGGATCCCACCGGGCAGCTTCCACACGGAGTGCTTGGTGGCACTGGATTCACTTCCATAATGTGCCAGCCTTCTCCTTACTTGTTCCGTTTATTCCCTCTCTGGTACTCTAGTTTCCCTGcaccttcttatgtttgcttttgGGTGACTGCTGCCCCTGTGGTCCCGCACTGGTGGTGGTTCTAGAGAGCTCTGATCTTATGAGTAATGTCCATTATTCTGTATGCCACTCATCATAAATTATAATAAAAGCCAAGTGCCTTATAATTATAACAAGAGCAAAGTTTGTCCAGGAAAGCCTTCTGCACATGAGCTTGAGACACAGTGGTGCTGAACAGATGGCCTTTGTCAGTGTGTTAGGCTTGACTGACTTTGTGTTCAAGGCAGGGTTTTATCCACGGGCCAGAGAGTCCTGACGTCAGACATCTAACACTCCAATTCCCGCCAACCTTTCTGATCTGATTTCAAAAAGATCAAAAGGTACGGataaatggaattattttcatgTAGACTTACTATTTCCACAAGTACCACGTGTTATAATGGTCAGCCATTCACTGTACCTGGAGTTGTGTGTCTTAGCATTATGTTTCAGTTGCATTTATTTACAAGcttcctgaggaataagctcccCTTTCCAACTCAAGCAGACATTTATACTGAGGAAATTCTCCAGCAGTTCTCCATGGAGCCTTTTATGAAACAACTAAAAGCCAGGTGCGGCCTAGATAGCCATGCAGAAACCACGCTGGATGAGACCAAGGAGAGCATGCCGTCAGGGTCTGTGTGCCCAGCAGCCCCTCAGCAAGGCCACTGAGATGACCAAGTCAGTAGTAGGGAAAGGGTTTGGTAAGCGGAAAACAGCAAAGAGATGTGACGCATATGTTATTATTCCAACTGTGGAAGAGTGTGTTTGTATGTGGGCAAAACGTGGGCTGTAATATGAAAGTAGCCACCTCTTTTGGGGTGTGTtttataataatttttttcttggcTGCAATAGTGTTGCATTTTTAAAGGGTAATGCTCATAACCTGAGCACTAGCAGACACCTTCAGCAATTGAAAGTCTGGGtggttgttttttcccccttagTTATTCCTCATAAAATTGGCCGCGTCATCGAAGGAAGTCCTGCTGACCGCTGTGGGAAACTGAAGGTTGGCGACCACATCTCTGCAGTGAATGGCCAGTCCATTGTTGAGCTGTCCCATGATAACATTGTTCAGCTGATCAAAGATGCCGGTGTTGCAGTCACGCTGACCGTCATTGCTGAAGAAGGTAAGGAACCTGCCGCAGGCCTGCCTTCCCCGAGTGCCTACAGAGACCGCCACGGTAGAGTCTTGCAGGGAGAGAACCCTTTACAGACCCTGGAACCTCGTTGTTTTCCTTCTCTTGGCCGTGAGACTTAAAGGACAGTTTCTTCTA
Proteins encoded in this window:
- the LOC142458565 gene encoding small ribosomal subunit protein eS12-like — encoded protein: MAEEGIAAGGVMDVNTALQEVLKTALIHDGLARAIRKAGKALDKRQAHLCVLASNCDEPMYVKLVEALCAEHQINLIKVDDNKKLGEWVGLCKIDREGKTRKVVGCSCVVVKDYEKESQAKDVIEEYFKCKK